In Nocardia sp. NBC_01327, the genomic stretch CGGTGCGCAGCGGATGCGTGGCGGTATCGAGGGCATTGGCCACGAACGACGGCACCAGCGGCCGGATCCAGCGGGCCGCGGTATCGGTGAACGGCACCGTGCCGATGATCGGAAGTTCCAGTCCGCCACCCTTGTTCACGGGGGCGGGCTGCGGGGCCGGGCCGGCCGGTGCGAGCGCACCCGCAGCGCCCACCGGCACCGGCGTTCCCGGTGCGAGGTGGGCGGGCAGGTTCGGTGTCACGATGCCGTCCTGGGACACGGAGCCGTCCTTTCGGTGACCGGCCGGCAGTTCATGCTGTGCGGCACGGTCGAATTCGTCGATGGCGCGCTGTTGCGCCGGTTCGGTGATGCCGATCTCGAAGCCGCCGATGGAGGCGATGATGCGCTTGCGCTGCCGCTCCCGATCGATGGCGGTATCGGCGTGCAGCGCCAATTTGGCCGCGGTGAGCTGCTGTTCGGCCCGCAGCGTCTCGGCCTCGACCCGGGTCTCGGCCTGTTTGAGCGCGATGGCGGTGGCGGCGGCCTGCTCCACCCTGTCGGTGGCGGTGCGGGTGGCGAGCTCGCGATCGAACGCGGTCTCTCCGCGCCACCAGCGCAAAAGCAGTGGCAGCAGCGCCAGCACCACCAGTAGCAGCGCGGTGGCCAGGCGCAATGCCAGCGGCCCGGCATGGCCGGTGGTGTAGTCGTTCATGGCGACCCACCGGGCGCCGAGCCCGCGATCGCCGTCGGTGTAGGCGGCGGTGCGCGCGACGCCGAGCGCCTTGTCCTTATCGGTGATCGCGGCGTCCAGCCCGCCGATCCTGGCCTGGGCCGCGGTGAGCTGGGCGTGCGCGTCGTCGGCCACCTGATTGGCGGTGCGCTCCTCGGGCCCGCGCCCCGGGTCACCGGTGATCCGGGTCTGCGGGCAGTCC encodes the following:
- a CDS encoding DUF4407 domain-containing protein; translation: MTVLLTWLGGAHAGVTERHERTAYAVTGAVVALFAVTSAIVIALATGAAHWPLFAVVVIALIATLLVGAVSRALATSATPGRAETPRVRAEFAARIGVAAVVGIFVAEMACTVLFGGTVNRLLDETARRGVESAPAVVTARTDLDQARTDRATLDQQITKAQNDYDVALVTARCEYRPTPDCPQTRITGDPGRGPEERTANQVADDAHAQLTAAQARIGGLDAAITDKDKALGVARTAAYTDGDRGLGARWVAMNDYTTGHAGPLALRLATALLLVVLALLPLLLRWWRGETAFDRELATRTATDRVEQAAATAIALKQAETRVEAETLRAEQQLTAAKLALHADTAIDRERQRKRIIASIGGFEIGITEPAQQRAIDEFDRAAQHELPAGHRKDGSVSQDGIVTPNLPAHLAPGTPVPVGAAGALAPAGPAPQPAPVNKGGGLELPIIGTVPFTDTAARWIRPLVPSFVANALDTATHPLRTVRQAFEEAEEITFTLRRTRKVTSNFEDSAQQQQMYAQPQYGYQLPPGAQQQYAHHVASNVVDQPYQQPYAQYPNYGALPPGQVVDPSYQLPAGQQQHALPGHRAPELEYRGPRELPPGADKK